GGCTCCACGTTGTCCCTttggtccagctggtcctgggGCTCCAAATCCGCTTCCAAATCCTGGCTGCCCTGGTGCTCCGGCGTCTCCCTGTGGTCCTGGGcttcctggggctcctggtggtccttgtgGGCATGGGCGGCATGGTGGTGGGGTGATTGGGTCACACGGCTGTGCTGGCGGACGGCCAGGGTTTCCTGGAAGGCCAGCTGCTCCTGGGCGTCCCGGACGTCCAGGCTTTCCTGGTGTACCAGCAGGTCCCGCTGCTCCAGGAAGGCAACATCCCGAGCAGTCTCCAGCTTGACGCTTCTCGCGGAGGGTGGCGTTATTCGGGCTGGCGCGAATATGGTTCACCTCGGAGAAGATATCGCGAGCCGAGTGCTTGCAGAACGAGATTTGGTGGTTGATCTGCGACTTGATACCATGCACATAGTTGTAGACCATAGGCAGGGTGATGCAGAGCTGTAAGAAGGGAACTTACAGAAAATTCTATATATTTAATTCGAGATTTCTAAGATCCTTACCGAGAAAACCGCTACCACTGAGAAGGTGACAGCCGAGTAGGCAACGAAGCGATAGGCATTTCTTCTAGTAATTTCGTCCATGATGATCAGAAGATGCCATTCCACCAGTTTCAAACCTCCTTTTATACCATCTGTTTACAACCACAACACCTCCCCAAAAGGAGGAAGAGGAAGTTTTGTGATTGAGTCCTTGACAATTTCCCACCGACACCACACGTCGTAATTGAAAGAACTGAACGAATATCATCTGGTTCTTGTGATAATGGGACGGGAGGTAATAACTTCCTAGTTGTGGCGCTTCCTCTGGGAACGGCCTGCCGGAGAAAAAAGACAGAAAAGTTGCGAAATTTTCGCGACCTTGAGGTTTTACTTTCTTTGACGAATTCAATTaacaacttcaaatttcaaatcattcTTTATCACAGACAATAAATTAAATCAACCGGTGGCACATCAATTTTTGCATACAAAAAAAGCAATCAATAATTCGGACAAATCGTCTTGTCATTCTCGCTGACCGGCTTCGCCTCCTTGAGCAGGTACTCGTCATACAAACCGTCGCGAGTAATCTCTTCTGGCGCACGGTTTCcgtattttttcatgaattcaacAACTTTCTTCTCGTCGACCGAGTTCATTTCCAGCCGTGATCCCCATCCGACAAGGGCCAGTGGCTGAAAATAGGAGTTTAGGCTTGAgattgggcttaggcttaggcttaggtataggcttaggcttagtcttaggcctaggtttaggcttaggctttggcttaggctaaggcttaggctcaggcttaggtctaggtttaggcttaggctcaggctgaatcttaggcttaggtataggcttaggcttagtcttaggcctaggtttaggcttaggctttggcttaggctaaggcttaggctcaggcttaggtctaggtttaggcttaggctcaggctgaatcttaggcttaggtataggcttaggcttagtcttaggcctaggtttaggcttaggctttggcttaggctaaggcttaggctcaggcttaggcctaggtttaggcttaggctcaggctgaggcttaggctcaggctgaggcttaggctcaggctgaggcttaggctttaaaaaaattgtttccaaaaacttatttttagttggcatactgaaaaaaaattgaatttttttgtagtttttttgtctttttttttttggtttttttggagaaattagaatttttgcttttcgttttttggtcaaaattttttgcaacagccctgttaggcttgggcttaggcttaggcttaggcttaaaaaattgttcttttaaaattgttcgtTTTTAGCTGGTATGataaaaaaaagtcgattttttttgtcattttttggtttttttttttgggagaactttgacttttttggtcgaaatttttttgcaacagcCCTGTTTGGGTTACATTAGGTTTTGGCTCgggtttaggcttagtctCAGGCTTAGACTTAAAACATACCCTCTCTGCCGTAAGCTTGATATACGGCGTAATAACGTGACGATAGATACATGACGTCACCAGCTGCCTCAACTTGTTCAGCTCGTCCAAGTCGACACACGGATGGTACAGGAGCACAATTGAGCCGTGCTCCAAGTTATGAAGCCACCGCTGAACAGGTACGTACAGGTATTCGCCGAAGCGGGCCCAGTTTGGACGGTGGTctcctctgaaaaattgctttgtGATTAGTCAGGCAATGATGAGCGCCCGACATCTCTCGGGGAACCACATGACCTGTAGGATGTCGGGCGCTTCCTTTTGTGAGAAGAGATACGTCCAACTGAATAATGTTAGCAACCGACATCCCCGGGGTTTCGGCATAAAAACGAAACTCGCTAGATGTCGGGCATTAACATCGAGAGGATATTGTCCAGATTAGCGTCCGACATCTCCCGGGTCTCCCTATGAACCTACCGAATAGGAATTCGATCCTCATAATCAATCGTCTCATCCATACATCTATGCATCACCTGATCCTTTTTCGGGTCGTAAGAGCTATTTTGCTGTACCATGTCGAAAAACTCAGAATCGATATCCTTCTGCACGGCATAATGAATAGAATTCAGACATGTAAATGCGCTGAAATCCTTAGAATCCCAATCCTTGATGAGATTGGTTATTCCGTCGTCGCAAGTTGTCAGCTTACCCATTACTGCGCCCATGTATCCAAAGGTGATGTGGGGTAGAATGGAGAGGATTATGAGGAGCCTCATCTGGAAATAATTGTTATCTAAGAGaatgtaggaaaaaaattgaattttggcaatattttattaatgtataatttttaaatagcaATAATGCTCGAAAAGCCCAAAAAGTTAGAGTTTGTAGCTTTAAAGGGCTGTAAGTCTGTAGGTAAAAcatatatcaaaaagttgtcaactagtAAAGTGtaggaaattaaatttgcaatattttgatagttgatcatttttaaataacaacACTGATTGGGGAGATAGGAGGGTTTGAAGTTTTAATTAGGGGCTACTTTCAATAGAGTGTGTGGCTTTAAAGTGCCATAAGTCTGTAGGTAAaacagatatcaaaaagttgtcaactagcAAAGTgtaggaaattaaaatttctatacTTTACTagttaccaattttttaatagcaACACTGATTGGGGAAATAGTAGGGCTTAAAGATTTAATATGAATGTCTGGAGGGTGGGTGCGTTCAGTAAAGTGTGTAGCTTTAAAGATCCATAACTCTGTACGTAAAAcaggtatcaaaaagttgtcaattagTAAAGTGtaggaaattaaatttgcaatattttaatagttgatcatttttaaaTAGCAACACTGATTGGGAAGATAGGAGCGTTTGAAGATTTAATATGGCCTGCGTTTAGTAGAGTGTGTGGCTTTAAAGTACCATAACTCCGCAAATAgaaaagatatcaaaaaggtatcaactaataaaatgtagaaaattaaattttctacactttaatagttaacaactttttaatagAATCAAAAGTCAAGGAGATATTGAAGTTTCAAAGGggcacaaaaaataaaataaaatggaaaactgAATGCTATTTGTTGTCGGGAATCTAtataaaacttacaaatttcgagttttctcactaaatatttaagaaaaaaaaatttaactcttcaaattccagaaaatagcatatttttatttttaaattgaattttttggaatttttttttctaatatttttttttgtttaaaaaattaatctcgCAATATTACTGCCACgtcgtccaaaaaaaattgccaaatgaCTGATAAAAAGTGCttataaaatcacaaaatttatgcaaaatgaaacaatttaaattttaaattaggaaaaatgcataatttgagaaattataATAACTTTCCTGTTGTGAAAATAccgctaaaaatgaaaaatgcaagaaaatcgataattttaccCTCCAACCCGATTGGGGGGAAGAAGGAGGCAAAATGACTTTTCTCCGCTCGTGTGTTTCTCGTGTGTTCCGCGCGGAATTTGACATAAACAAATATTGGAAAAGGAACAACGGCAGTTCAGAaaccttttttggaaatttggaaaaatatattttttaaattttttctcaaaatttaaaaaagtatataaatgttttttgaaattaaaaaaaatttgaattttccactgttttttacacggatttctggcttccctcatgaattgaaatggaagagtttgccgaactagaccattttggctcggccatttctggggtagatttacggcgcgttgcgtgtcgcgccgcggctcgattgtaaaactaaatatatttgtccgtgtggagtacacgactttcccacgcgttgtccggcaggcgattgtcaatggagcgcgaaaagtTCAATGAGGGAGGCAAGAACCccgtgaaaaattggaatttccggataaaaatttgaaattgggcCCGTTTTGTTGGTGTCCAGGAGGGCGCGATTGcatcttttattttaaatttgatccTAAAATTCTAACGAAATttcgcaagaaaaaaaaatctcaaaaattcaaatttcccgcgataaattttttgagaaatcgcGCTCTACCGCACATCCTAGATATGTTTTACAttcaaaatcgagaaaaatgcAACTTCGCTCCACCGCACACCAacgagaaaatcgatttttctccgCTAAAACTTCACCAGttgtcataaaaatttgatggcTGAGTGAGTGTTGTTGTATCGCAGGTTTTATTacttttaacaaattttattttttttgagaaaaaaatttccgggtGTATAACAATAACAGCAAAAAGAGAGGAGTATATCATAACaataacaattcaaaaataaaaaaaaagaagttttacAACACAAAATTCACTGGCTAACAATAGCCTGAACAGCTTGCTTATTGGACATCACAGCGGCTGCCATTTCGGTGCCAAAAGTGTTTTCCAGACGAATTCGATCGTATTTGCAGAGGAGAAGCACGGCTAGGAAACGTTGAGAGGTCTCGGCGTCGGACATATTAATGAATTCCGAGTAGAAGAGTGGATGGGATGGCAGTTGGTAGAATACAACACGGTGAACACCCTGGAAATTGGGGAATTTTCCGAGGGAAATTTAGGGTTTTTgtagttagaaaaaaaaaatttgaattctgaaaaaaaaaacaattcttcagaaaactgtgatttttttctgaaatgtatacatttttcttcttttttttttattttcaaaaaaatattcattctggaaaaattttaaatcaaaaaaagcaaattaagattttttctcgatttttccaaaaaccaccaaaaaacagttttttttaaattttaacattttcatccgaaaatctaaaatttgaaaaaaattgacatataaaaaatttaattatcagaaaaagaatcgatttttctgaaaaatttaaatttaatgaaaaaaaaaaatttttttgttaaattatttttaaaaagttaggttcgtaaaaattttcattttcattttaaaaaacgatttttttctgaaaattttttaaaaattctgaaaaaatgtaggtacataattttttcttcaaaaaaaataagatttttctgaaatttgaattttttccaatttttttttggatttttaaaagatttttttttgaaaaattttacatttaaaaaattcaaacaaagatgtctgttttttaaacttatttttaaaaaatttggcctataaaaattaaaatttcagaaaaaaaaagatttttctgaattttttcctttttaatttaaaaatattacattttcaaagaaaaacattaatttttcaggaaaaaatgaaatctatattttttttcgaattttttcaggtttttagtagtaaacaattaattttcaaaaaaaaaaccaattttcagtgaaaaaaaaaatttttaatacaaaaagctgtaaagtttttgaattttccatattttttggtttaaaaaaacatacattttcaaaaaattccgatattctaaaaaaaaatcaaattttaaaggtttttcatccgaattttgaaattttacataaataaatagatttttttttgaatttttcgaaaaaacttaCAGTCAAATGACGTCGATTGAAGAAATACCAGCGTTCAGTGACAACCAAATAGCTTTTTCTCTCGTGGAAAAACATTTCACGAGCTCTGTCGACTTTTGCTCTCGTAGCGTATTCATGGCACATTACAAAACTCTCTTCGGCCTTTTTCAGGTGATTTCGGACACGGACAAAGTCGAAATATGATGGAATTACGATCAGAGTACGGGGAATTAGTGATGGcattatctggaaaaaaattagttttttagcgagattttggaccattttttatgggaaaatttggaagacAGTGTggttgccggtttgcctattttgcgtaaaatttcaatttcgccaatttgtcgatttgccggaaattttcaattccggcacattgccggtttgccggaaaatttcaattccgtcaatttgcccatttgccgaaaatcttcaattcctccattttgccggtttgccagaaattttaaattccagaaaacttgtcaatttgct
The nucleotide sequence above comes from Caenorhabditis elegans chromosome III. Encoded proteins:
- the Y41C4A.8 gene encoding DUF3105 domain-containing protein (Partially confirmed by transcript evidence) — encoded protein: MRLLIILSILPHITFGYMGAVMGKLTTCDDGITNLIKDWDSKDFSAFTCLNSIHYAVQKDIDSEFFDMVQQNSSYDPKKDQVMHRCMDETIDYEDRIPIRGDHRPNWARFGEYLYVPVQRWLHNLEHGSIVLLYHPCVDLDELNKLRQLVTSCIYRHVITPYIKLTAERPLALVGWGSRLEMNSVDEKKVVEFMKKYGNRAPEEITRDGLYDEYLLKEAKPVSENDKTICPNY
- the col-96 gene encoding Nematode cuticle collagen N-terminal domain-containing protein (Confirmed by transcript evidence), with the protein product MDEITRRNAYRFVAYSAVTFSVVAVFSLCITLPMVYNYVHGIKSQINHQISFCKHSARDIFSEVNHIRASPNNATLREKRQAGDCSGCCLPGAAGPAGTPGKPGRPGRPGAAGLPGNPGRPPAQPCDPITPPPCRPCPQGPPGAPGSPGPQGDAGAPGQPGFGSGFGAPGPAGPKGQRGAPGHPGQAGAPGQPGVDAQSQSTPGAPGQAGPQGPPGSSGAPGAPGGPGFPGAPGSKGPSGAPGQPGANGNPGAPGQPGQSGGSGERGICPKYCAIDGGVFFDDGSFRRR